In Myxococcales bacterium, one genomic interval encodes:
- the rplK gene encoding 50S ribosomal protein L11 — protein MAKKVTAQIKLQCPAGAANPAPPVGPALGQHGVNIMEFCKQFNAKTQKQAGLIIPVIITVYQDRSFSFILKTPPAPVLLKKAAGIEKGSGVPNKQKVGKVTRQQIEEIAKTKLPDLNCETLEAAVRTIEGTALNMGIEVVG, from the coding sequence ATGGCAAAGAAAGTTACGGCTCAGATAAAGTTGCAATGTCCGGCCGGTGCGGCCAATCCGGCTCCTCCGGTGGGCCCGGCGCTGGGTCAGCACGGCGTGAACATCATGGAGTTTTGCAAACAGTTCAACGCTAAGACACAGAAGCAGGCTGGTCTGATAATCCCTGTCATAATAACCGTCTATCAGGACAGATCATTTTCTTTCATATTGAAGACGCCCCCTGCCCCTGTCCTTCTTAAAAAAGCGGCTGGAATAGAGAAGGGTTCTGGGGTTCCCAACAAGCAGAAGGTTGGGAAGGTGACCAGACAACAGATAGAAGAGATTGCGAAAACGAAACTACCCGATCTGAATTGTGAGACCCTTGAGGCTGCCGTGCGCACCATAGAAGGCACAGCGCTGAACATGGGGATCGAGGTTGTTGGTTGA
- the rpoC gene encoding DNA-directed RNA polymerase subunit beta', translating to MDIYRFFEKPKNPLVFEGVRIKLASPEKIKQWSHGEVKKPETINYRTFKPERDGLFCAKIFGPVKDYECNCGKYKRMKHRGIVCEKCGVEVIQSKVRRERMGHITLATPVAHIWFLKSLPSRLGLMLDIRLKDLEKVLYCEAYMVVDPGNTTLAEGEILSEEAYRKALDDFGPGFRVGMGGEVVRDLLMKIDLDELSKKLRKDLKKSKSVAGTQKLSKRLKLVESFKTAENRPEWMMLEVVPVIPPDLRPLVPLEGGRFATSDLNDLYRRVINRNNRLKRLIELNAPDIIIRNEKRMLQEAVDALFDNGRRSRPFVGPNRRALRSLSDMLKGKQGRFRQNLLGKRVDYSGRSVIVVGPELRLHQCGLPKSMALELFKPFIYNKLEEKGLASTIKSAKRLVEKEVPEVWDALDEVIKEHPVMLNRAPTLHRLGIQAFEPVLTEGKAIQLHPLVCAAFNADFDGDQMAVHVPLSIEAQMEARVLMLSTNNILSPASGKPIIVPTQDMVLGIYYMTRERAFAKGEGGVFSSPEEVRIAYDADAVDLQARIKVRIDGKLCETTVGRVLFYEIIPSQIAFDAVNKVMDKRAITELIDQCYRHCKDKETVLLADNLRTLGFQNSTKAGISICIDDMIVPEKKRDVLEKAFAEVKEVEEQYAEGLITSGEKYNKVVDIWAAVTEDVAGEMMKGMSKEKVTGKNGETREQMSFNSIFIMADSGARGSAQQMRQLAGMRGLMAKPSGEIIETPIVANFREGLNVLQYFTSTHGARKGLADTALKTANSGYLTRRLVDVAQDATVIEDDCGTLDGLLMSPLVEGGEVIEPLADRLLGRVALEDIRDPYTDEVIVEAGKMINEDLIQKIEDSGLEKVLIRSVLTCKCRYGICAKCYGRDLARGHLVNIGESVGVIAAQSIGEPGTQLTMRTFHIGGTASRRVEQSSLETRHDGIVKYDNVQSVINKEGRRTVMNRNGMILIMDEAGRERERYKLSYGAHLSFSDGDKVEAGQMLAEWDPYTVPILTEVSGLVKFGDIIEGFTVVDQVDEVTGLSRKVIIPSKDAKSRPRISIKDESGATLHLPAGRGEARYLMPVSANIVVSEGDSVQAGDVIAKIPRETTKTKDITGGLPRVAELFEARKPKDHAVISEIDGQVSFGKDVKGKRTVIVTPEVGEPKEYQISRSKYISVHEGDYVLAGEALMDGSSNPHDILAVLGEKELAKYLVDEIQEVYRLQGVRINDKHIETIVRQMLKRVRIVDTGDSDFLEDEHVDKWHFEEVNDKLREKGKTPAVAEPMLLGITKASLSTDSFISAASFQETTKVLTEAAASGKVDYLRGLKENVIMGRLIPAGTGLAKYLDINIDVDLPEEEELQQPVEMESYTSQEVVG from the coding sequence ATGGATATCTATCGCTTTTTTGAAAAACCGAAAAATCCGCTTGTCTTCGAAGGAGTCAGAATCAAGCTTGCCTCTCCCGAGAAGATCAAACAGTGGTCTCACGGTGAGGTCAAAAAACCGGAGACGATCAACTACCGTACTTTTAAACCCGAGAGGGACGGCCTTTTCTGTGCCAAGATATTCGGACCAGTTAAGGACTACGAGTGCAACTGCGGAAAGTACAAGAGGATGAAGCACCGCGGAATCGTCTGCGAAAAGTGCGGAGTCGAAGTTATCCAGAGCAAGGTCCGCCGCGAGAGGATGGGACATATCACTCTGGCGACCCCAGTTGCGCATATCTGGTTTTTGAAAAGCCTTCCTTCCAGGCTTGGGCTTATGCTCGATATCAGGCTGAAGGATCTTGAAAAGGTTCTCTATTGCGAAGCCTATATGGTTGTGGATCCCGGCAATACTACGCTGGCGGAGGGGGAAATTCTTTCCGAGGAGGCGTACAGAAAGGCTTTGGACGATTTCGGTCCTGGATTCAGAGTTGGCATGGGCGGCGAGGTGGTGCGAGATCTTCTCATGAAGATCGACCTTGATGAGCTCTCTAAAAAACTAAGGAAGGATCTCAAAAAATCCAAGTCCGTCGCAGGAACACAAAAGCTCTCAAAGAGGCTGAAGCTGGTTGAAAGTTTCAAGACGGCGGAAAATCGCCCCGAATGGATGATGCTCGAGGTCGTTCCGGTGATTCCTCCGGATTTGAGGCCGCTCGTTCCGCTTGAGGGCGGGCGTTTTGCCACATCCGATTTGAACGATCTCTACAGGAGGGTGATCAACAGAAACAACCGTCTGAAGAGGCTCATAGAGCTAAACGCTCCCGACATCATCATAAGAAACGAGAAGAGGATGTTGCAGGAGGCAGTCGATGCGCTTTTCGACAACGGCCGTCGTTCAAGACCTTTTGTGGGGCCCAATCGCAGGGCGCTGCGATCACTTTCCGATATGCTCAAGGGAAAACAGGGGCGCTTCAGACAGAATCTCCTTGGAAAACGCGTGGACTACTCCGGGCGTTCGGTCATCGTAGTAGGTCCAGAGCTGAGGCTTCACCAGTGCGGACTTCCAAAGAGCATGGCGCTAGAACTTTTCAAGCCTTTCATCTATAACAAGCTCGAAGAAAAGGGACTCGCTTCAACGATCAAGAGTGCGAAGAGATTGGTCGAAAAAGAAGTCCCCGAAGTTTGGGATGCGCTCGACGAGGTGATCAAAGAGCACCCGGTCATGCTCAACAGAGCTCCGACACTTCACAGGCTTGGAATTCAGGCATTCGAACCGGTTCTTACAGAAGGAAAGGCTATTCAGCTTCATCCGCTTGTCTGTGCGGCTTTCAACGCCGACTTCGACGGCGATCAGATGGCAGTGCATGTTCCGCTTTCCATCGAAGCTCAGATGGAGGCGAGGGTTTTGATGCTTTCAACGAACAACATACTTTCTCCTGCCAGCGGAAAGCCGATCATCGTTCCCACGCAGGATATGGTCCTTGGAATTTATTACATGACCAGAGAGCGGGCTTTTGCGAAGGGAGAGGGTGGCGTATTCTCTTCTCCTGAGGAGGTTCGCATAGCCTACGATGCAGATGCGGTAGATCTCCAGGCTAGAATCAAAGTTAGGATCGACGGCAAACTTTGCGAAACTACAGTTGGCAGGGTTCTGTTCTACGAAATCATACCTTCCCAAATAGCCTTTGATGCCGTCAACAAGGTCATGGACAAGAGAGCCATCACCGAGCTGATCGATCAGTGCTATCGTCATTGCAAGGATAAGGAAACTGTGCTCCTGGCCGACAACCTCAGAACTCTCGGATTCCAGAACTCCACGAAGGCCGGGATCTCCATCTGCATAGACGACATGATCGTTCCTGAGAAGAAAAGGGATGTCCTGGAGAAGGCCTTTGCGGAGGTAAAGGAGGTTGAAGAACAGTACGCCGAAGGCCTCATCACCTCCGGTGAAAAATATAACAAGGTCGTCGATATTTGGGCAGCCGTCACAGAAGATGTGGCAGGCGAGATGATGAAGGGGATGTCCAAGGAAAAGGTTACAGGTAAAAACGGAGAGACCCGTGAGCAGATGAGCTTCAACTCGATTTTTATCATGGCGGACTCCGGGGCTAGAGGTTCAGCGCAGCAGATGAGACAGCTGGCTGGAATGAGAGGCTTGATGGCCAAGCCCTCAGGTGAAATCATCGAGACCCCTATCGTTGCGAACTTTCGTGAAGGGTTAAACGTCCTTCAGTACTTTACGTCGACCCACGGCGCTCGAAAAGGTCTGGCCGATACAGCCCTGAAGACAGCCAACTCGGGTTACTTGACAAGAAGGCTTGTCGATGTGGCGCAGGATGCAACTGTAATAGAGGATGATTGTGGAACCCTAGACGGACTTCTCATGAGTCCGCTCGTCGAAGGCGGTGAAGTGATAGAACCTCTTGCCGACCGTCTTCTTGGCCGGGTGGCGCTGGAAGATATCCGCGATCCTTATACCGATGAGGTCATAGTAGAAGCCGGTAAGATGATAAATGAGGATCTCATTCAGAAGATCGAGGATTCCGGTCTTGAAAAGGTCCTCATAAGATCGGTGCTCACCTGCAAGTGCAGATATGGAATATGTGCGAAGTGCTATGGAAGAGATCTCGCGCGCGGCCATCTTGTCAATATCGGCGAGTCCGTCGGCGTTATTGCGGCGCAGTCAATAGGTGAACCTGGAACACAGCTGACGATGCGTACCTTCCATATCGGTGGAACCGCATCGAGGCGCGTTGAGCAGTCTTCGCTCGAGACGAGACATGACGGTATTGTGAAATACGACAATGTCCAGAGCGTCATAAACAAAGAGGGCAGGCGCACGGTGATGAATCGCAACGGAATGATACTCATCATGGACGAAGCCGGTCGCGAGCGTGAGCGCTATAAATTGAGCTATGGAGCTCATCTCTCTTTCAGCGATGGAGATAAAGTCGAAGCTGGTCAGATGCTCGCCGAATGGGATCCTTACACGGTTCCGATCCTTACCGAAGTTTCTGGGCTTGTGAAGTTCGGCGACATCATCGAGGGTTTTACGGTGGTTGATCAGGTCGATGAGGTGACGGGGCTTTCGAGAAAGGTGATCATTCCTTCCAAGGATGCCAAGAGCCGTCCGAGAATTTCAATCAAGGATGAAAGCGGCGCCACGCTTCACCTTCCTGCGGGAAGAGGAGAAGCCCGCTATCTGATGCCGGTTTCTGCAAACATCGTCGTATCTGAAGGGGATTCAGTTCAGGCCGGTGATGTCATCGCCAAGATCCCGCGAGAAACCACCAAGACGAAGGATATCACAGGTGGTTTGCCCAGGGTTGCAGAGCTTTTCGAAGCGCGCAAGCCGAAGGATCATGCCGTGATTTCCGAGATCGACGGCCAGGTAAGCTTTGGCAAGGATGTGAAGGGCAAGAGAACGGTCATCGTTACTCCCGAAGTTGGAGAGCCGAAAGAATATCAGATTTCGCGTTCAAAATATATCTCGGTTCACGAGGGAGACTATGTTTTAGCAGGCGAGGCCTTGATGGACGGTTCGTCCAACCCCCATGACATCCTGGCAGTTCTCGGTGAAAAGGAACTGGCAAAATATCTGGTCGATGAAATTCAGGAGGTCTACAGGCTCCAGGGCGTGCGCATCAACGACAAACACATTGAAACGATAGTTCGTCAGATGCTAAAGAGAGTTCGCATCGTGGATACCGGAGACAGCGATTTTCTGGAAGACGAGCATGTCGATAAGTGGCATTTTGAAGAGGTCAACGATAAGTTGAGGGAGAAGGGAAAAACGCCGGCGGTCGCTGAACCGATGCTCCTCGGTATAACGAAGGCCTCCCTCTCAACGGACAGCTTTATCTCGGCGGCCTCATTCCAGGAAACAACCAAGGTGCTCACCGAGGCGGCTGCATCCGGTAAAGTGGATTATCTGAGGGGGCTCAAAGAAAATGTTATCATGGGCAGGTTGATCCCCGCGGGAACCGGTCTCGCCAAATATCTCGATATCAACATAGATGTTGATCTCCCCGAAGAGGAGGAGCTCCAGCAGCCAGTTGAAATGGAAAGCTATACAAGTCAAGAGGTTGTCGGATAA
- the rplJ gene encoding 50S ribosomal protein L10: protein MRREQKVKEIDALTKRMEAAKAMIFTDYRGMKVSELNELRSKLRKEKSSLKVVKNRLMKLVLKAHGLENLSTYFTGPTALISSESDPVSPAKIVMAFAKDHANLILKGGYLDGSALTANDIDKLSKMPSREELLARALASMSAPATNMAGVLAAIPRKLVYALNAIKESKQQ from the coding sequence GTGAGACGTGAACAGAAAGTGAAAGAGATAGACGCTCTTACCAAGCGCATGGAAGCCGCCAAGGCTATGATATTTACGGACTACCGCGGGATGAAAGTCTCCGAGCTCAACGAGCTCCGTTCCAAACTCCGCAAAGAGAAATCTTCTCTCAAGGTTGTGAAGAATAGATTGATGAAGCTGGTTCTCAAGGCGCATGGTCTGGAAAATCTTTCCACCTATTTCACCGGCCCCACAGCGCTTATTTCTTCCGAGTCCGATCCGGTGAGCCCGGCGAAGATAGTAATGGCCTTCGCTAAGGATCATGCGAATTTGATCCTTAAGGGCGGATACCTCGATGGTTCGGCACTTACGGCTAATGACATCGACAAGCTTTCGAAGATGCCTTCGCGCGAAGAGCTCTTGGCCCGCGCACTGGCTTCGATGAGTGCCCCCGCGACAAACATGGCTGGAGTGCTCGCAGCGATTCCGAGAAAGCTTGTTTATGCTCTGAACGCCATCAAGGAAAGCAAACAGCAGTGA
- the rpoB gene encoding DNA-directed RNA polymerase subunit beta, translating into MATYPVRRFRENFSKIKEVVKVPNLVEIQQRSFEQFLQKDIPADQREDVGLQGVFKSVFPIKGFNQSASLEFVSYDLDAPRYDEEECRNRGMTYAAPIRVLVRLVVWDVDEATGAQSIRDVKEQEVYFGEVPLMTDFGTFIINGTERVIVSQLHRSPGVFFEHDKGKTHASGKLLFAARIIPYRGAWLDFEFDSKDLIHVRIDRRRKMLATVLLRALGYSVEDLLNTFYKSETFYIGGKNKIEKSVEPSVLIYQRATKDVKDSSGEVLLKKGKRFNRKSVEKLAATKGLRIAVDSSEMIDRIAAHDIVDQSTGEVILAVNEVLTEEKLEEIYKSKIPEISLLFIDDLNVGPYIRNTILSDKVSTPEEARLEIYRRLRPGDPSTPEAAQSLFENLFSNPERYDLSKVGRLKLNYKFRFDVPLEISTLRNEDILATVKYLVGLKDGEGEIDDIDHLGNRRVRSVGELLENQYRVGLVRMERAIRERMSLQDVETLMPNDLINPKPVAAVIKEFFGSSQLSQFMDQTNPLSEITHKRRLSALGPGGLTRERAGFEVRDVHPTHYGRICPVETPEGPNIGLISSLSIYSRVNDYGFIETPYRLIEGSKVTDNVKYCSALEEADISIAQANAMLDAKGHFKHPLVQARHRGEYVLADRNDVKLMDVSPQQLVSVAAALIPFLEHDDANRALMGANMQRQAVPLLRTESPLIGTGVEALVAADSGVTVVAKRDGIVTEVDANRIVVRADKADRKKFSSDVDIYNLTKFRRSNQSTCINQKPIVDIGDKVKKGDVIADGGATDEGELALGRNVVVAFMPWGGYNFEDSILISERVLKEDSYTSIHIEEFECAARDTKLGKEDVTRDIPNVGDEALKDLDESGIIRIGAEVKPGDILVGKVTPKGETQLSPEERLLRAIFGDKAGDVKDTSLRVPPGVGGVIIGAQVFSREGVELDDRAKEIQDEEKIKIRKDLDVELKGIRDTAAKRIKQLLVGKVSRSKVMDEEEERVLLQKGKTITDDTLNKIPFNKWSEISVEGGEEIESELADIFENVEDQEDLVRMMYDQKVSRVTKGDELPPGVIKIVKIFVAIKRKLAVGDKMAGRHGNKGVISRILPEEDMPYLQDGTPVDIILNPLGVPSRMNVGQVFEAHLGWAAKQLGEALQPYIDRARDDAIAEIKKIYNSSAMEEFLSKASEKQIREMLLKLKRGVPFASPVFDGASEDEVKGMLKKAGLPLSGQTTLFDGRTGEAFDSPVTVGVMYMLKLHHLVDEKLHARSIGPYSLVTQQPLGGKAQFGGQRLGEMEVWALEAYGAAYALQEFLTVKSDDVIGRTRMYEAIVKGEKILEPGLPESFKVLIKELQALCLDVELIEHE; encoded by the coding sequence ATGGCAACCTACCCGGTTCGTCGCTTCCGTGAGAACTTTTCGAAGATAAAAGAAGTCGTCAAGGTGCCAAACCTGGTCGAGATTCAACAGCGATCTTTCGAACAGTTTTTGCAGAAGGACATACCTGCCGATCAGAGGGAAGATGTCGGTCTTCAGGGTGTTTTTAAAAGCGTATTCCCCATAAAGGGCTTTAACCAGTCCGCATCCCTTGAGTTCGTGAGCTACGATCTGGACGCTCCCCGTTACGACGAGGAGGAATGCAGAAACCGAGGCATGACCTACGCCGCTCCCATACGCGTTCTGGTGCGCCTGGTTGTTTGGGATGTCGATGAAGCGACCGGCGCGCAATCCATACGTGACGTAAAGGAGCAGGAGGTCTATTTCGGCGAAGTTCCGCTGATGACCGATTTCGGTACCTTCATAATAAACGGCACCGAAAGAGTTATCGTTTCCCAACTCCACAGAAGCCCGGGAGTATTTTTCGAACACGACAAGGGTAAAACCCATGCCTCCGGGAAACTTCTGTTCGCTGCCAGAATTATTCCGTATCGCGGTGCATGGCTCGATTTTGAATTTGATTCCAAAGACCTGATCCACGTCAGGATTGACAGAAGAAGGAAGATGCTGGCCACAGTCCTTCTGCGAGCTCTCGGTTATTCCGTCGAGGATCTTTTAAATACATTTTACAAGAGCGAAACTTTCTACATCGGTGGCAAAAACAAAATAGAAAAAAGCGTCGAGCCTTCCGTTCTCATTTACCAGAGAGCTACGAAGGATGTAAAAGATTCTTCCGGCGAGGTGCTTCTTAAAAAGGGCAAGCGCTTTAACAGAAAAAGCGTTGAAAAACTGGCTGCGACCAAGGGGCTTCGGATTGCAGTTGATTCCTCGGAGATGATAGACCGCATCGCAGCTCATGACATAGTCGATCAGTCGACCGGAGAGGTGATACTTGCGGTCAATGAGGTTTTGACTGAGGAGAAGCTCGAGGAAATCTACAAGAGCAAGATTCCCGAGATATCACTTCTGTTCATAGATGATCTCAACGTCGGGCCTTACATCAGGAACACGATCCTTTCGGACAAGGTCTCAACTCCGGAAGAGGCAAGGTTGGAGATTTATAGACGGCTTCGTCCCGGCGACCCTTCAACTCCTGAGGCGGCGCAGTCGCTCTTTGAAAATCTTTTTTCAAATCCAGAGCGCTATGACCTTTCAAAGGTTGGCCGTCTAAAACTGAACTACAAGTTTCGCTTCGATGTTCCGCTTGAGATCAGCACCCTGCGCAATGAAGACATACTTGCCACGGTCAAATATCTGGTGGGGCTCAAGGACGGTGAGGGTGAAATAGACGACATCGATCACCTCGGCAACAGGCGTGTGCGCTCGGTTGGTGAGTTGTTGGAGAATCAATACAGGGTCGGCTTGGTCAGAATGGAGAGGGCGATAAGGGAGCGTATGAGCCTTCAGGATGTGGAAACCCTGATGCCTAATGACCTCATAAATCCAAAGCCGGTCGCCGCTGTGATCAAGGAATTCTTCGGTTCTTCACAGCTGTCCCAGTTCATGGACCAGACGAATCCGCTTTCTGAAATTACTCACAAGAGAAGGCTTTCAGCCCTTGGGCCGGGGGGCCTGACAAGAGAAAGGGCTGGCTTTGAAGTCAGAGACGTTCACCCGACTCACTATGGAAGGATATGTCCGGTTGAAACCCCGGAAGGCCCGAATATCGGTCTTATTTCCTCTCTTTCAATATACAGCAGAGTCAACGACTACGGCTTCATCGAGACCCCCTACCGTCTTATCGAGGGCAGCAAAGTTACCGACAATGTCAAATATTGTTCGGCGCTTGAGGAGGCGGATATTTCTATAGCGCAGGCTAACGCGATGCTCGATGCAAAGGGTCACTTCAAGCACCCTCTGGTGCAAGCGAGGCACCGTGGTGAATATGTTCTCGCTGACAGAAACGACGTGAAGCTGATGGACGTTTCTCCACAGCAGTTGGTTTCCGTGGCAGCCGCGCTTATTCCATTTTTGGAACATGATGATGCCAACAGGGCTCTCATGGGAGCGAACATGCAGAGACAGGCGGTTCCGCTCTTGAGAACCGAATCTCCTCTGATTGGAACGGGAGTTGAGGCTCTTGTCGCCGCTGACTCAGGCGTTACCGTCGTAGCGAAGAGAGATGGAATTGTCACTGAGGTCGATGCGAACAGAATCGTCGTGAGGGCCGACAAGGCGGATAGAAAGAAATTCAGCTCCGATGTCGATATCTATAACCTGACAAAATTTAGAAGGTCAAACCAGAGCACGTGCATCAATCAAAAGCCGATAGTCGATATTGGTGATAAAGTTAAAAAAGGCGACGTGATAGCCGATGGAGGCGCGACGGATGAAGGCGAACTCGCTCTCGGCCGCAACGTAGTTGTCGCTTTCATGCCATGGGGCGGGTATAACTTCGAAGACTCCATACTGATCAGCGAGAGAGTTCTGAAAGAGGATTCGTACACCTCGATACACATCGAAGAATTTGAATGTGCAGCCAGAGATACGAAGCTCGGCAAGGAAGATGTGACGCGCGATATTCCAAACGTCGGAGACGAGGCACTTAAAGATCTCGACGAATCCGGCATAATCAGGATAGGCGCAGAAGTTAAACCCGGTGATATTCTCGTTGGAAAAGTAACCCCCAAGGGCGAAACTCAACTTTCTCCCGAAGAGCGTTTGCTGCGCGCCATCTTTGGCGACAAGGCTGGCGACGTCAAGGATACGAGCCTCAGGGTTCCACCCGGAGTTGGGGGAGTCATAATCGGCGCTCAGGTTTTCAGTCGCGAGGGCGTAGAGCTTGACGATCGCGCGAAGGAGATCCAGGACGAGGAAAAGATCAAGATCCGCAAGGATCTCGACGTTGAACTGAAAGGCATCCGCGATACGGCCGCCAAGAGGATAAAGCAGCTGCTCGTGGGTAAAGTTTCCAGGTCCAAGGTGATGGACGAAGAGGAAGAGAGGGTTCTTCTGCAGAAGGGAAAGACCATCACTGATGATACCCTCAACAAGATTCCTTTCAATAAGTGGTCTGAGATATCCGTAGAGGGTGGCGAAGAGATCGAGTCAGAGCTCGCCGATATCTTTGAAAACGTCGAGGACCAGGAAGACCTTGTCAGGATGATGTACGACCAGAAGGTCAGTCGCGTCACCAAGGGTGACGAGCTGCCTCCTGGAGTGATCAAAATCGTGAAGATATTCGTCGCTATCAAGAGGAAGCTCGCCGTCGGCGACAAGATGGCAGGCCGACACGGAAACAAGGGCGTCATTTCAAGAATTCTTCCCGAAGAGGATATGCCATATCTTCAGGATGGAACTCCGGTCGATATCATTTTGAATCCTCTTGGCGTCCCGTCCCGTATGAACGTCGGACAGGTTTTTGAGGCTCATCTGGGCTGGGCAGCGAAGCAACTTGGCGAAGCCCTTCAGCCCTACATAGACAGGGCTAGGGACGATGCGATAGCTGAAATAAAGAAGATCTATAATTCTTCAGCTATGGAAGAATTTTTATCCAAGGCATCTGAAAAGCAGATCCGTGAAATGCTGCTTAAGCTTAAGAGGGGAGTGCCATTTGCATCTCCGGTTTTTGATGGAGCTTCGGAAGATGAAGTCAAAGGGATGCTCAAAAAGGCTGGTCTGCCACTTTCAGGACAGACTACGCTTTTCGATGGAAGGACCGGGGAGGCTTTCGATTCACCGGTAACAGTCGGTGTCATGTACATGCTCAAGTTGCATCACCTGGTCGACGAGAAGCTGCACGCACGTTCGATCGGACCGTACTCGCTCGTTACCCAGCAGCCGTTGGGAGGAAAGGCGCAGTTCGGGGGACAGAGACTCGGAGAAATGGAAGTCTGGGCGCTTGAGGCCTATGGCGCAGCTTATGCGCTCCAGGAGTTCCTGACCGTGAAGTCGGATGATGTGATCGGCAGAACCAGGATGTACGAAGCCATAGTCAAGGGTGAGAAGATTTTGGAGCCCGGACTTCCGGAGTCGTTCAAGGTCCTGATAAAGGAACTTCAGGCCCTTTGTCTGGATGTAGAGCTGATTGAACACGAATAA
- the nusG gene encoding transcription termination/antitermination protein NusG: MAKQWYVVHTYSGYEQKAKKALEERIRQHSLEHLVEEVLVPQENVVEVKKGVKKNSKRQFFPGYILVRMELNDTTWHIVKGTPKITGFVGGSLNPPSVPDEEVDRITNRIKDGTMQPTPKIEFEKGENVRVVSGPFATFAGIVDEVHEGKGKLRVLVSIFGRSTPIELDFVQVEKVN, encoded by the coding sequence ATGGCAAAACAATGGTATGTAGTCCACACATACTCAGGATATGAGCAGAAAGCAAAAAAGGCTCTTGAGGAGAGGATAAGGCAGCACTCTCTTGAACATCTTGTTGAAGAAGTTTTAGTCCCTCAGGAAAATGTGGTTGAGGTTAAGAAGGGCGTTAAGAAAAACAGCAAAAGGCAATTCTTTCCAGGGTACATCTTGGTTAGGATGGAGCTCAACGATACGACTTGGCATATAGTCAAGGGCACCCCGAAGATCACCGGTTTTGTCGGAGGCTCTTTGAATCCTCCGAGTGTGCCGGATGAAGAGGTCGATAGAATTACAAATCGAATCAAGGACGGCACGATGCAGCCGACTCCTAAGATCGAGTTTGAAAAAGGCGAAAACGTGAGGGTCGTGAGCGGACCGTTTGCCACGTTCGCCGGTATTGTGGACGAAGTCCACGAAGGCAAGGGCAAGCTTCGAGTCCTTGTCAGCATATTCGGCAGATCGACTCCAATCGAGCTGGATTTTGTGCAGGTTGAAAAAGTTAACTAA
- a CDS encoding 50S ribosomal protein L1: MKGQGKKYKANREKVDSNKKYTLEEALAILDSFAKAKFDETVDIAVKLGIDAKQTDQTVRGSCGLPHGIGKKVRVAVFAKGDKVAEATQAGADVVGGDDLAEKIQGGFMDFDKVIATPDMMGVVGKLGKVLGPRGLMPNPKLGTVTMDVTKAVAEQKAGKVEFRIDKAAIVHAPVGKRSFGAQKLKDNILAIIDSINKAKPPASKGTYILGLAISSTMSPGLRVDVNSL, from the coding sequence ATGAAGGGGCAAGGAAAAAAGTACAAGGCTAATCGAGAGAAAGTGGATTCCAACAAGAAGTATACGCTCGAAGAGGCTCTCGCTATTTTGGATAGCTTTGCCAAGGCCAAATTTGACGAGACGGTCGATATCGCAGTGAAACTCGGCATCGATGCCAAGCAAACCGACCAGACCGTTCGCGGTTCATGCGGACTTCCCCATGGGATCGGAAAAAAAGTCAGGGTCGCCGTCTTTGCTAAGGGCGATAAAGTCGCAGAGGCCACGCAGGCCGGCGCTGATGTTGTGGGTGGCGATGATCTTGCTGAGAAGATCCAAGGCGGCTTTATGGATTTTGACAAGGTCATAGCGACTCCGGATATGATGGGCGTTGTTGGCAAGCTGGGCAAGGTCTTGGGACCCAGAGGGCTCATGCCCAACCCGAAGCTTGGCACAGTCACTATGGATGTGACCAAGGCAGTTGCTGAACAGAAGGCGGGCAAGGTGGAATTCAGGATCGACAAAGCTGCCATCGTGCACGCTCCCGTAGGAAAACGCAGTTTTGGAGCGCAGAAACTCAAGGACAATATTCTCGCCATAATCGACTCCATAAACAAGGCGAAACCACCGGCGTCAAAGGGCACCTATATTTTAGGGTTGGCCATTTCATCGACGATGTCCCCTGGTTTACGGGTTGATGTGAATTCTCTTTAA
- the rplL gene encoding 50S ribosomal protein L7/L12 produces MSTVSKEQIVESLKAMTLMEVADLVKQLEETFGVSAAAPVAIAAAPGAAAEAVEEKTEFNVVLADAGANKINTIKEVRAITGLGLKEAKDLVEGAPKVVKEGVTKEEAEEMKKKLEAAGAKVEIK; encoded by the coding sequence ATGTCTACGGTAAGCAAAGAACAGATTGTCGAATCACTAAAGGCGATGACGCTCATGGAAGTGGCTGACTTGGTGAAGCAGCTCGAAGAGACCTTCGGCGTTTCAGCGGCGGCCCCTGTTGCTATCGCAGCAGCTCCTGGAGCGGCAGCGGAAGCGGTGGAAGAGAAGACCGAATTCAACGTCGTTCTCGCCGATGCCGGTGCAAACAAGATCAATACGATCAAAGAAGTTCGTGCTATCACTGGCTTGGGCCTCAAGGAAGCCAAGGATTTGGTCGAAGGCGCTCCGAAGGTCGTAAAGGAAGGCGTCACGAAGGAAGAGGCAGAAGAGATGAAGAAGAAGTTGGAAGCCGCTGGTGCAAAGGTGGAAATAAAATAA